In Zhaonella formicivorans, one DNA window encodes the following:
- a CDS encoding DUF5693 family protein has product MAKTNRFNAVLSVILIGTILAAMLAALFLGFQRHRLEAKNRQVELAVEYSEVMRLAQQSGLSFREVLAQLKEAGATAVFFKEQGLDNLSWQVWTRSGNELLSDGSLSPGTKAQLRPEYTYLLTRDKKLHRRILKQLQIKLPKVEALENPGGPYLVGTPLPAKQFENIGATGTIGLGFPEEDMAAAEEMGFNLQVQIKSWPRVDNDDFSAYFSSLARFKRLDLVLFIDKTIPGFPGKYLLLQEEIAKLGVPVGLIELYDQKGFVQLAKALDKNVVRLHSIAENQMPTMSPEMAVDRFTLAVTDRNIRAILVRLFLKPESEDWLTSNVQYISKVRNSIEAQGFTFGRPAALEGPLYYGFLNLVIGLGVIAGGVLLLRLLGWQLPAYGLGALAVFGWLALIAGGHVTMARKLMALAAVVIFPSLAILLNLEERGTSIGRSIVLLLRTSLISLVGALFTVGLLADVNFMLKLDQFSGVKAAHVLPLLIVVVFLFWRLEKQNAGKRLIEFSGTHITVGYAALAAVLAIAFAIYIARTGNDAAPVSGLELSLRSWLDKILVVRPRTKEFLIGHPLLLLTFYLGYRHRLLPVLLLGAIGQISMVNTFAHIHTPLAVSIFRAFNGLWLGIIIGVILIFAYRLAERAGRRLFHG; this is encoded by the coding sequence TTGGCTAAAACAAACAGATTCAATGCAGTGCTAAGCGTTATACTAATAGGCACTATCCTGGCGGCAATGCTTGCAGCTCTGTTTTTGGGTTTCCAAAGGCACAGGCTGGAAGCTAAAAACCGCCAGGTAGAGCTGGCAGTGGAGTATTCGGAAGTAATGCGGCTTGCCCAGCAGTCCGGGCTTAGTTTTCGGGAAGTGCTGGCCCAATTGAAAGAGGCGGGGGCTACCGCAGTATTTTTTAAAGAGCAGGGGCTGGACAACTTAAGCTGGCAGGTCTGGACAAGGAGCGGCAATGAGCTCCTGTCTGACGGCAGCTTAAGCCCTGGGACAAAAGCACAGCTCAGGCCCGAATATACCTATCTGCTGACCAGGGATAAAAAGCTCCACCGGCGGATATTGAAACAGCTGCAGATTAAGCTGCCTAAAGTGGAGGCTCTGGAGAACCCCGGGGGACCTTACCTGGTAGGAACTCCGCTGCCGGCAAAGCAGTTTGAAAACATCGGGGCTACGGGCACCATAGGGCTGGGCTTCCCCGAGGAAGATATGGCCGCAGCGGAAGAGATGGGATTTAATCTCCAAGTGCAGATTAAATCCTGGCCCCGAGTGGATAATGACGATTTCAGCGCTTACTTCAGTTCATTAGCCCGGTTTAAAAGGCTGGACCTGGTCCTGTTCATTGATAAGACTATTCCCGGTTTTCCCGGCAAGTACCTGCTCTTGCAGGAGGAAATCGCCAAGCTGGGTGTACCGGTGGGCCTGATTGAGTTGTACGACCAGAAAGGGTTTGTGCAGCTGGCCAAGGCGCTGGACAAAAATGTGGTCCGGCTCCATTCCATCGCCGAAAACCAGATGCCAACCATGAGCCCCGAAATGGCTGTGGACAGGTTTACTCTAGCGGTGACCGACCGCAATATCCGGGCGATCCTGGTCAGGCTTTTCTTGAAGCCGGAATCTGAGGACTGGCTTACTTCCAATGTACAGTATATCAGCAAGGTGAGAAACAGCATCGAAGCCCAGGGCTTTACCTTTGGCCGGCCCGCAGCCCTGGAAGGGCCCCTGTATTACGGCTTTTTAAACCTGGTGATCGGGTTAGGGGTAATTGCCGGAGGGGTGCTGCTCCTGCGCCTTTTAGGCTGGCAGCTCCCCGCCTACGGTTTGGGAGCACTGGCTGTCTTTGGCTGGCTGGCCTTAATTGCCGGCGGCCATGTAACCATGGCCAGGAAACTGATGGCTTTGGCTGCGGTGGTGATTTTCCCCTCCCTGGCCATTCTCCTCAATCTGGAGGAAAGAGGGACCAGCATAGGCAGGAGCATTGTTCTCCTGCTCAGGACCTCGCTTATCTCCCTGGTCGGCGCTCTTTTCACGGTTGGGCTCCTGGCTGATGTGAACTTCATGCTGAAGCTTGACCAGTTCAGCGGGGTTAAGGCCGCCCATGTCCTGCCGCTGCTGATTGTTGTAGTATTTCTGTTCTGGCGTTTGGAAAAGCAAAATGCCGGAAAGCGCCTGATTGAGTTTTCGGGCACCCATATTACTGTAGGTTATGCAGCTTTGGCGGCAGTTTTGGCCATAGCCTTTGCCATCTATATCGCCCGCACCGGCAACGATGCGGCGCCTGTCTCCGGCCTGGAGCTCTCGCTCCGCAGCTGGCTGGATAAAATCCTGGTGGTCCGGCCGAGGACCAAGGAGTTCCTGATTGGCCACCCCTTGTTGCTCTTGACTTTTTATTTGGGATACAGGCATAGGCTGCTGCCTGTGCTGCTTTTAGGCGCCATTGGGCAGATTTCCATGGTGAATACTTTTGCCCATATCCACACCCCCCTGGCCGTATCCATTTTCAGGGCTTTTAACGGCTTATGGCTGGGGATAATAATCGGCGTAATCCTGATTTTTGCATACCGGTTGGCTGAAAGAGCGGGAAGGCGGTTGTTCCATGGCTAG